In Longimicrobiaceae bacterium, the sequence TCACGGACGAGGTGCGCGCCAACCTGCGCGACAACATCTCGACCGACGAGATCACGCCGGCTTACATCTGCTACTACTTCGACGAGACGCTGGGCGAGTTCCCGTACCTGGGCCTCAAGGCCGGGAACGAGTTCCCCATCAAGCAGGGCAGCGTGAAGAAGGGCGGTTTCGTCGCCTCGGTCTCCGGACGTCGCCGCGGCAAGGGCAGCTCGCGCGAGCAGAGCCCGTACGCCGAGATGATGGCGGGCATCCGCGTGGTCATCGCCGAGAACATCGAGCGCATCTACCGCGAGAACTGCCAGAACCTGGGCGTCCTGACGTCCACCAACTTCGAGCTGGTGGACCGCATCCGCCGCGGCGACACCATCCCGCTCACGGAGTTCACCGAGGGCGCGGACGAGATCACCCGCGGCATCATCGAGCACGGCGGGCTGTTCAACTACAACGTCGCGCGGCTTCAGGGCACGGTGCGCACGCCGCCCATCTCCTGCCACGCACCGCGGGGCTCGGCCCCGCGCGACGCACTGGACGTGCGCCAGCTGCGCGGCAGCGGCGAGAGCAACATCCCAGAGCCCATGACAGGCGTGAGCGGCGCCGCTCCGCAGTTCGCCGCCACCTCCACGTCCAACGTGGGCAGCGACACCGTCGGCGCGCCGCACGGCTCCCATCACGGCGGCGCACGGGCGATGACGATCGCGGAGAAGATCTTCGCGCGCCGGTGGGTCACCGACCTGTCGAAGGGTGACATCGGCGTGGACTGGGTGCAGCCGGGCGACTCCGGGTTCGTGCAGACCGACATCCGCTTCTCGCACGAGTATGTGACGCCCATGTCGGCCATCTTCTTCGAGCAGCTGGTGGGCGAGCACGAGAAGGTGCTGGAGCCGGAGTCGATCCTCTTCTTCCGCGACCACCTGACGTTCCTCAAGGACGCCATGTCGCCGGAGCGGGTGCAGCTGGGCCTGCTGGACGTGGCGAACCAGCTGGAGGTGAAGCAGCGCGAGTTCGCGGAGAAGCAGGGCGTGCGGCTGTACGGCGAGCTGGGCCACGGCAAGCACGGCTCCGAGGCCATCTGCCACTCCAAGATCCTGGAGAGCTACGCGCTGCCCGGCCAGGTGATCATCGGCTCGGACTCGCACACCCCGCATGCGGGGGCGGTGGGCTGCGTGGCGTTCGGCGTGGGGACCACGGCCATCTTCAACTCGTGGATCACCAAGGACGTGCGCGTGGAGGTGCCGCAGAGCTTCCGCGTGGTCGTGAGCGGCGACAAGCCCGACAACGTGACGGCCAAGGACTTCATGCTGGAGATCCTGCGCAACCCGTACATCAAGGACGGGCACGCGATCGGGCAGATCATCGAGTACGCCGGGCCGGCCGTGGAGGCGCTTTCGGTGGATGAGCGCGCGACCATGACCAACATGGCGGCCGAGGTGGGCGCGTTCACCGGCATCGTCGCGCCCGACGCGAAGACCGTCGAGTACCTGGTGGCCCAGCGCGGGATGACGCGCGCCCAGGCCGAGGCGCTGATCGACGGCCTCTACTCCGACGACGGCGCCGAGTACGTGAAGACGATCGAGATCGACGCCTCCACGCTTAAGCCCATGATCGCGCTGCCCGGCGACCCCGGCAACGGCCAGAACGTGGAGGAGCTGGACGAGCGGGTGCGCATCGACATCGCGTACGCGGGGAGCTGCACGGCAGGCAAGAAGGAGGACATGGACATGTACGCCCGCGTGGTCCGCGAGGCCGCCGAGCGCGGCAAGCGCAAGCCCGACGACGTGCAGTTCTACATCCAGTGCGGCTCGCAGGAGGTGTACAGCTACTGCCAGGAGATGGGCTACGACAAGCTCTTCGAGCAGGTGGGCGCCACCTTCATCGAGCCGTCGTGCGGCGCGTGCATCAACGCTGGCCCCGGCGTGTCGCGCAAGCCGACCGATGTGACCATCAGCGCCATCAACCGCAACTTCCCCGGCCGCTCGGGACCGGGCCAGCTCTACCTGGCGTCGCCCTATACGGTGGCCGCATCCGCCATGGCCGGCTACATCACCGCGTACGAGCCCCAAGAGGAGCCCGTCGGCGCCTGAGCCTTCGGATGGCGGGATGGGCGAAGCCGGGGCTCTCCACGCATCGTGGAGAGCCCCGTTCCCTTATGGAGCCCCGTCGCCCAGCCGGCATCGCACCGCAGTCCACCAGGTGACGTGTGCCGAGATCCGCACCTTTGGCGCGATGAGGTGCTTGCGCACTGTGTCCACTTTGATTACTTTCGGGAATCCTTCGTACCCACAGCCGGGTGAACCGCCGTGAGCGCAAAAGAAGAAGCCGCGAAGCTCATCGATTCGCTTCCCCAGAATGCTACCTGGGGCGAGATCCTGTATGCCGTGCAGCGGGGCTCCGCCGGCGGCAGGAACCGGCCTGCCGCGGTGCGCGAGCTTCAGGCGCCGTACGGCAGCGAATACGCAACCTACGCCAGGGAAGAAGAGGCCATGCACCGAGACTTCGACGTGGTGATCGAGCGGGACACCGAGGGGCTGTACGTGGCGTCGGTGCCGGCGCTGCGCGGGTGCCACACGCAGGCGGGCACCCTCGACGTGCTCATGGAGCGCGTCCGCGAGGCCATCGAGCTGTGCGTGGAGGTAGCGGGCGCGGCGTCCACGGAGTTCGTGGGCATCCGCCGCGTGTCCGTTCCCGCGTGAGCCGGCTGCCGCGGGTCACGGGCAAGCAGCTCGTCGCGGCGCTGGCGAAGGCGGGCTTCGGCTTGAAGCGCGTCAAAGGCAGC encodes:
- a CDS encoding type II toxin-antitoxin system HicB family antitoxin, with protein sequence MSAKEEAAKLIDSLPQNATWGEILYAVQRGSAGGRNRPAAVRELQAPYGSEYATYAREEEAMHRDFDVVIERDTEGLYVASVPALRGCHTQAGTLDVLMERVREAIELCVEVAGAASTEFVGIRRVSVPA
- a CDS encoding aconitase family protein — encoded protein: MIASLLSRKIEKLPPDVRLEGRILFLVDDPEMVRAQLDGQDVELTDEVRANLRDNISTDEITPAYICYYFDETLGEFPYLGLKAGNEFPIKQGSVKKGGFVASVSGRRRGKGSSREQSPYAEMMAGIRVVIAENIERIYRENCQNLGVLTSTNFELVDRIRRGDTIPLTEFTEGADEITRGIIEHGGLFNYNVARLQGTVRTPPISCHAPRGSAPRDALDVRQLRGSGESNIPEPMTGVSGAAPQFAATSTSNVGSDTVGAPHGSHHGGARAMTIAEKIFARRWVTDLSKGDIGVDWVQPGDSGFVQTDIRFSHEYVTPMSAIFFEQLVGEHEKVLEPESILFFRDHLTFLKDAMSPERVQLGLLDVANQLEVKQREFAEKQGVRLYGELGHGKHGSEAICHSKILESYALPGQVIIGSDSHTPHAGAVGCVAFGVGTTAIFNSWITKDVRVEVPQSFRVVVSGDKPDNVTAKDFMLEILRNPYIKDGHAIGQIIEYAGPAVEALSVDERATMTNMAAEVGAFTGIVAPDAKTVEYLVAQRGMTRAQAEALIDGLYSDDGAEYVKTIEIDASTLKPMIALPGDPGNGQNVEELDERVRIDIAYAGSCTAGKKEDMDMYARVVREAAERGKRKPDDVQFYIQCGSQEVYSYCQEMGYDKLFEQVGATFIEPSCGACINAGPGVSRKPTDVTISAINRNFPGRSGPGQLYLASPYTVAASAMAGYITAYEPQEEPVGA